Proteins co-encoded in one Bacillus paramycoides genomic window:
- the metQ gene encoding methionine ABC transporter substrate-binding lipoprotein MetQ has protein sequence MKKLLLSGLITTTIFGLAACGGKSEDKLVVGASNVPHAVILEKAKPLLEKKGVELEIKKFQDYVLPNKSLANKELDVNYFQGIPFLEKEMKDKKYDFEVAGKIHIEPIGLYSQKYKNLKELPDGATIIMSNAITDHGRGLAILQKEGILKIKDGIDPVKATVKDIAENPKNLKFKTDIEPGLLTQMYKNKEGDAILINANYAIDAKLNPRKDAIAIEGKDSPYVNVVAVRKGDKDKKEIKALVEVLHSKEIEDFINKEYNGAVIPVKE, from the coding sequence ATGAAAAAACTATTACTATCAGGACTTATTACAACGACAATTTTTGGTTTAGCTGCTTGTGGAGGAAAAAGTGAAGATAAGCTTGTTGTTGGTGCTTCTAATGTACCTCATGCAGTTATTTTGGAAAAAGCAAAACCATTACTTGAGAAAAAAGGTGTAGAACTAGAAATTAAAAAATTCCAAGACTACGTATTACCAAATAAATCATTGGCGAATAAAGAATTAGATGTAAATTATTTCCAAGGTATTCCGTTCTTAGAGAAAGAAATGAAAGACAAAAAATATGATTTTGAAGTAGCTGGAAAAATACACATTGAACCAATCGGTTTATATTCTCAAAAATATAAAAATCTAAAAGAGCTTCCAGATGGTGCAACAATTATTATGAGTAATGCAATTACTGATCATGGACGTGGTTTAGCGATTTTACAAAAAGAAGGTATTTTAAAAATTAAAGATGGTATAGATCCTGTAAAAGCAACCGTAAAAGATATTGCAGAAAATCCGAAAAATTTGAAATTCAAAACAGACATTGAGCCTGGTTTATTAACACAAATGTATAAAAATAAAGAAGGTGATGCTATTTTAATTAATGCTAACTATGCAATTGATGCAAAATTAAATCCAAGAAAAGATGCAATTGCGATTGAAGGTAAGGATTCTCCATATGTAAACGTAGTTGCAGTTCGTAAAGGTGACAAAGATAAGAAAGAAATTAAAGCACTTGTAGAAGTATTGCATTCGAAAGAAATTGAAGATTTTATTAATAAGGAATATAACGGTGCTGTTATTCCTGTAAAAGAATAA
- a CDS encoding FecCD family ABC transporter permease, producing MLKSSSQRFGMTMGIILFLILCAIYISLTNGMFDITITDVCKTLFRIDPVPDHDLVIFEFRLPRILIAGLVGLGLGVAGAVIQGITRNGLADPGILGVNAGAGTAIVIFMFFFQGQLKSTDWVSIMMMPMFGLVGGLGAAIIIYLFSWKNGKLDSQRLLLTGIAIGSGFGAFSMYLSLKMKSTDFEMAAVWVSGSIYNANWKYIVAMLPWLIILIPLIQKKAYLLDLFQLEETSITSLGVSVEREKSILLLSSIGLVSACVAVSGSIGFIGLMAPHIAKRLVGIQHKHIIPTCGVIGMFLVIASDFIAKTVFTPVELPVGIVISIVGVPYFLYLLYKAKA from the coding sequence ATGCTTAAAAGTTCAAGCCAACGTTTTGGAATGACGATGGGGATTATTTTATTTTTAATACTATGTGCTATTTATATTAGTTTAACGAATGGTATGTTTGATATTACGATTACAGATGTATGTAAAACACTCTTTAGAATAGATCCAGTACCAGACCATGATTTAGTTATTTTTGAGTTCCGTCTTCCGCGCATTTTAATCGCTGGATTAGTAGGCTTAGGCTTAGGTGTTGCAGGTGCTGTAATTCAAGGGATTACGAGAAACGGACTGGCAGACCCAGGTATTTTAGGAGTAAATGCCGGAGCAGGAACAGCGATCGTCATCTTTATGTTTTTCTTTCAAGGACAATTAAAGAGCACCGACTGGGTTTCTATTATGATGATGCCAATGTTTGGTTTAGTCGGCGGATTAGGTGCAGCTATCATCATTTATCTGTTTTCTTGGAAAAACGGTAAGTTAGATTCGCAGCGTCTTTTATTAACAGGGATTGCAATTGGATCAGGATTTGGAGCATTTTCTATGTACCTATCACTCAAAATGAAGTCAACTGATTTCGAGATGGCTGCAGTTTGGGTATCGGGAAGTATATATAATGCAAACTGGAAGTATATTGTTGCAATGTTGCCGTGGCTTATCATATTAATTCCGCTTATACAAAAGAAAGCTTATTTATTAGATTTATTTCAATTGGAAGAAACGAGTATTACAAGTTTAGGTGTTTCAGTAGAAAGAGAGAAATCTATTTTACTACTAAGTAGTATCGGACTTGTTAGTGCATGTGTTGCTGTTTCAGGAAGTATTGGTTTCATTGGACTAATGGCACCGCATATAGCGAAAAGACTTGTCGGCATTCAGCATAAGCATATCATTCCTACGTGTGGAGTAATCGGTATGTTCCTTGTAATTGCTTCAGACTTTATTGCAAAAACAGTCTTCACACCTGTAGAGTTACCAGTGGGAATCGTTATTTCTATTGTCGGCGTACCGTATTTCTTATATTTACTTTATAAGGCGAAAGCGTAA
- a CDS encoding ABC transporter ATP-binding protein has product MSILSAKNLETSYEKLTVFRDLNVEIQEGKVTTIIGPNGCGKSTLLKTMGRILKQKSGKVYLQGQDLNTIPTKEIAKQLALLPQTPIAPGELKVEELISYGRYPHRNNVNKLTSKDKEMIDWALDITKTSEFRTRQIANLSGGQRQKVWLAMALAQETEVLLLDEPTTYLDMSHQLDVLQIVERLNKEHNCTVVMVLHDINHAARFSDEIIAMKEGEIVTTGIPEEIITNEVLKEVFHIDARVMIDPYNGSPVCFGYDSVGLQEEKVEIYVMS; this is encoded by the coding sequence GTGAGTATTTTAAGTGCAAAAAATTTAGAAACGAGTTATGAAAAGCTTACAGTGTTTCGCGATTTAAATGTGGAAATACAAGAAGGAAAAGTAACGACAATTATAGGACCAAACGGGTGCGGTAAATCTACACTGTTAAAAACAATGGGAAGAATTTTAAAGCAAAAGAGCGGTAAAGTCTATTTACAAGGACAGGATTTAAATACAATTCCAACGAAAGAAATTGCGAAGCAGTTAGCTTTACTTCCGCAAACTCCAATTGCACCAGGAGAGCTGAAAGTAGAAGAATTAATTTCTTATGGACGCTATCCACATCGAAATAACGTAAATAAGTTAACTTCAAAAGATAAAGAGATGATTGATTGGGCCTTAGATATAACGAAAACATCTGAATTTAGAACGAGACAAATAGCAAATCTATCTGGTGGTCAAAGGCAAAAGGTATGGCTAGCGATGGCTTTAGCACAAGAGACAGAAGTGTTACTACTAGATGAACCAACAACATATCTTGATATGTCTCATCAATTAGATGTATTACAAATTGTGGAGAGGTTAAATAAAGAACATAATTGTACGGTCGTAATGGTACTACACGATATTAACCATGCAGCAAGGTTTTCAGATGAGATTATTGCAATGAAGGAAGGGGAAATCGTTACAACTGGTATCCCAGAAGAAATCATAACAAATGAAGTGTTAAAAGAAGTATTTCATATTGATGCGCGTGTCATGATTGATCCGTATAATGGGTCTCCTGTTTGTTTTGGGTACGATAGCGTTGGACTTCAAGAAGAGAAAGTTGAAATATATGTAATGAGTTAA
- a CDS encoding alpha/beta hydrolase, with product MNTTIEKQQIITSNTEQWKMYSKIESKEYQIYISKPRQPAPESGYPVIYVLDGNAFFQTFHEAVKIQSVRAEKTGVSPAIIVGIGYPIEGAFSGEERCYDFTPSVISKDAPLKPDGKPWPKTGGANNFFTFIEEELKPQIEKNYEIDKRKQTLFGHSLGGLFALHILFTNANAFQNYFISSPSIWWNNQSVLEKEENFINELNSAKFETGVFLTVGSLEREHMVVGANELSERLFQVKHDQFRFTFYEAEGENHASVVPTSLSKGLRFISHV from the coding sequence ATGAATACTACGATTGAAAAACAGCAGATTATAACATCTAATACGGAACAGTGGAAAATGTATTCGAAAATAGAAAGTAAGGAATATCAAATTTATATTTCAAAGCCGAGGCAACCAGCACCAGAGTCAGGCTATCCTGTTATATACGTATTAGATGGCAATGCCTTTTTTCAAACATTCCATGAAGCGGTTAAAATACAATCAGTTAGGGCAGAAAAAACAGGTGTTTCACCAGCCATTATAGTAGGTATTGGTTATCCGATTGAAGGGGCATTTTCAGGTGAAGAAAGATGCTATGATTTTACGCCTAGCGTAATTTCAAAAGATGCGCCTTTAAAACCAGACGGTAAACCGTGGCCTAAAACAGGAGGAGCAAATAATTTCTTTACTTTTATTGAAGAAGAATTAAAGCCGCAGATTGAAAAGAATTATGAGATTGATAAAAGAAAACAAACGTTATTTGGGCATTCACTAGGTGGTTTATTTGCTTTACATATACTATTCACAAACGCAAATGCTTTTCAAAATTATTTTATTAGTAGTCCGTCTATTTGGTGGAATAATCAATCTGTTCTTGAAAAAGAAGAGAATTTTATAAATGAATTAAACAGTGCCAAGTTTGAAACGGGAGTGTTCCTTACAGTTGGATCACTAGAACGAGAGCATATGGTTGTAGGGGCAAATGAATTATCAGAGCGCCTTTTCCAAGTAAAACATGATCAGTTTAGATTTACGTTTTATGAAGCTGAAGGGGAGAATCACGCATCTGTTGTGCCGACTTCTTTAAGTAAAGGGTTAAGATTTATTAGTCACGTATAA